DNA sequence from the Antarctobacter heliothermus genome:
TGCGGATTGGCAAGGCCGCCACGGGTCGGGTGAACCTGCACGCCGAGGCCCCCGGCGTGATCGAAGTTTTGGCAGACCGTATCCACGCGCTGAACGCGCTGCATCCGATGATCACCGTGGCGACCGTGCGCGAATGGCAGCGGGTGGCGGCGGGCAGCATGGTGGCGACGGTCAAGATTATCTCTTATGCGGTGCCAGAGGCGGCGCTGGAGGCGGCCTGTCTTGCGGCGCAATCGGCGCTGCGGCTGCGGCCTGTGGTTTGTCGGACCGCGCAACTGATCCAGACCACGGTGGACGGCAAGGACAACGGCGACAAGGGGCAGGCGGTGACGCAGGACCGGCTGGACCGGCTGGGCGTCACCCTTGGCCCGCAACAGGTGGTGCCGCACCGGGCAGAGCCGCTGGCCAAGGCCATCGGCGAAACGCAGGCGGATATCGTGTTGATCCTGACCGGCTCTGCCACCTCTGATCTGTTTGATGTCGCGCCCGAAGCCGTGCGGCAGGCGGGTGGCAGCGTGACCCATTTCGGGATGCCGGTCGATCCAGGCAATCTGTTGTTTTTTGGCACGCTTCAGGGCCGTCCGGTGATCGGTCTGCCGGGGTGTGCGCGTGCGCCTGCGTTGAACGGCGCCGATTTTGTGCTGGAACGGCTGCTGTGCGGCGTGCCGGTCACGTCGCAGGACATCGCGGGTATGGGCGTGGGCGGCCTGCTCAAGGAAATCCCGGCGCGTGGGCGATTGCGCGAGGCGTAGGCGGATCAGGCGGGCGCGTCGGCGATCAAGTCGATCAGGGCAGAGCGGCCGCTGTGGCCTGCGCCCTCGTCCAGATCCTTTTCGTAGCTGTCGAGCCGCAGTATGGTCAGATCCGGGAACGCATCACGCAACAGCGTTTCGGTATACATAAAATCCGGGTTGCCCGGACCGCCGGTGCCATAGTCCACCTGCTTCGGCGCATAACCGTGCAACATCAGCCGTCCGCCGGGGGCCACGGCACGGCGTATGCTGTCAAAGACGGTTGCGCGCTCTGCCGGGTTGAGAAACTGGATGAAGACAGCAACGACGAGGTCATAGGGGGCTGCGTCCCACGGCCAATCCTCGATGGTCGAGACCGTGAACTTTGGTGTGACGCCGGCACCTTTGGCCAGTTTTGCGGCCTTGGCGATGGCATTGGGCGACAGATCAAAGGCCGTCACGTCGCAGCCTTGCTGCGCCAGCCAGACGCTGTTGCGTCCTTCGCCGTCCGCGACACAGAGCGTGCGCGCGCCATGTGGAATCAGGCCGGCATGGGCGGTCAGAAAACCTGAAGGTGCGGTGCCAAAGACATAGGTGTCTGTCGCGTAACGCTGATCCCAAGTCATCGAAGGGGCCCATCCCAAGCTGTTCGGAAAAGAAAAAGCCCGCCTGAACCGGCGGGCTTGGACTGGATCACTGCAAGGATCGCAGACAAGGTCACTTGGCCGACGGGCCAATCATCATGACCATCTGGCGGCCTTCCATTCTTGGCATGTTCTCGACCTTGCCTATTTCCTTGACGTCCTCGGCGACGCGTTCCAGCAGCTCACGGCCCAGATTCTGGTGAGCCATCTCGCGGCCACGGAACCGCAGGGTGATCTTCACCTTGTCGCCATTTTCGAGGAATTTGAAGACGTTGCGCATCTTGACCCCGTAGTCATGGATATCCGTATTGGGACGGAATTTCACTTCCTTGACTTCGATGATCTTCTGTTTCTTGCGCGCTTCGGCCTCGCGTTTCTGGGTTTCATACTTGAACTTGCCGAAGTCCATGATCTTGCAGACCGGCGGCGCGGCGTTTGGAGAAATCTCCACAAGATCGAGTCCGGCCTGTTCGGCCATCTCCATCGCGCGTGCGGGTGTGACAACGCCGACGTTTTCGCCTTCGGCGCCGATCAGACGGATTTCAGGGGCCCGGATGCGATCATTGACGCGGGGGCCTGTGTCGCGCGTTGGCGGCGCGTTGTGCGGTCTGCGGGCTATTGGAATGCTCCATTTGCGGTTTTTTCAAGTCGGCAAGGTAAACTTGCCTTCATAGGCTTTCAAGCGGCAAATCTGTGCTTGTGCGTGCTCATTCAAGTGTTTCCCCCTTGCGAACACCGTTTACCGGGCGCAAACCCAGTGCAGGAGGCCCCGCGCAGCATCGCATGGGGCGAAATGCGATGGAGGTTCCCATGCGAAACCTGATCCTCGTGATCGTGGCGGCCGCGGCCGCAGTGGGCGGTTATTTGTGGTATACGGGCCAAACGCCCGAAGAGGCGGCCCCGGTCGCAAGCGAAACAGTGGACAAGGCCAAGGACGCGGTCAAGGACGCTGCTGAAACCACAACCGATGTGGCCAAAGACGCGGTCGATGCAACAGTCGACGCGGCTAAGGATGCCGGTGAGACGGCCGTTGATGCTGCCAAGGACGCTGTCGACACCACGGTTGATGCGGCCAAGGCCGCAGCGGACGCAACCGTCGACGCGGCAGAAACCGCGCTGGCGGATGCTGCCAAGGATGTGGCCGAGGGGCAAGCCAAACTGGGCGATGCGCTGTCTGACGTCGTCGACGCGACGGTGGACACTGCAAAGGATGCGGTCGATGCGACTGTGGACACGGCAAAAGATGCCATGGATGGCACCGTGGATGCCGCCA
Encoded proteins:
- the infC gene encoding translation initiation factor IF-3 — translated: MPIARRPHNAPPTRDTGPRVNDRIRAPEIRLIGAEGENVGVVTPARAMEMAEQAGLDLVEISPNAAPPVCKIMDFGKFKYETQKREAEARKKQKIIEVKEVKFRPNTDIHDYGVKMRNVFKFLENGDKVKITLRFRGREMAHQNLGRELLERVAEDVKEIGKVENMPRMEGRQMVMMIGPSAK
- a CDS encoding class I SAM-dependent methyltransferase, translating into MTWDQRYATDTYVFGTAPSGFLTAHAGLIPHGARTLCVADGEGRNSVWLAQQGCDVTAFDLSPNAIAKAAKLAKGAGVTPKFTVSTIEDWPWDAAPYDLVVAVFIQFLNPAERATVFDSIRRAVAPGGRLMLHGYAPKQVDYGTGGPGNPDFMYTETLLRDAFPDLTILRLDSYEKDLDEGAGHSGRSALIDLIADAPA
- a CDS encoding molybdopterin-binding protein translates to MKFGTLSLDHAEGAVLAHSVALDKGRLRKGRVLSAEDVETLRGVGLSEVIAARLEAGDLGEDVAAARLAQALVPDPERAGLRIGKAATGRVNLHAEAPGVIEVLADRIHALNALHPMITVATVREWQRVAAGSMVATVKIISYAVPEAALEAACLAAQSALRLRPVVCRTAQLIQTTVDGKDNGDKGQAVTQDRLDRLGVTLGPQQVVPHRAEPLAKAIGETQADIVLILTGSATSDLFDVAPEAVRQAGGSVTHFGMPVDPGNLLFFGTLQGRPVIGLPGCARAPALNGADFVLERLLCGVPVTSQDIAGMGVGGLLKEIPARGRLREA